From a region of the Hirundo rustica isolate bHirRus1 chromosome 38, bHirRus1.pri.v3, whole genome shotgun sequence genome:
- the CCDC115 gene encoding coiled-coil domain-containing protein 115 isoform X1, whose translation MDGSLSLSLDAAALEVMEALELLQQRREQLEQHLRQGWLSLAQARYSLGCHRVSSLQYGATMVPRVRVCHRQDPEGRPHFEEVPGTGGDPEDPDPQQGGGDGLRQRRGAPEKGGTPTRPPPDPLGWFGVLVPPSLRQAQGSFQRGVTLAVEVAELQATMEAAAARYRQLLRQKRHRDGDSGDSGDSQTPTGTPGDTQTPTGTPGDTEGDTVTSVTA comes from the exons ATGGACG GGTCGCTGTCGCTGTCCCTGGACGCGGCCGCGCTGGAGGTGATGGAGgcgctggagctgctgcagcagcggcgggagcagctggagcagcacctgcGGCAG gggtggctgtccctggctcaGGCCCGTTACTCCCTGGGTTGTCACCGCGTCTCGTCCCTGCAGTACGGGGCCACCATGGTGCCCCGAGTCCGTGTGTGCCACAG GCAGGACCCCGAGGGACGCCCCCACTTTGAGGAGGTGCCTGGAACAGGGGGGGACCCCGAGGACCCCGACCCCCAGCAGGGGGGCGGTGACG GGCTGCGGCAGCGCCGGGGAGCCCCTGAGAAAGGGGGGACCCCCACCCGGCCCCCCCCAGACCCCCTGGGCTGGTTTGGGGTCCTGGTGCCCCCCAGCCTGCGACAGGCACAGGGCAGCTTCCAGAGGG gggtgaCACTGGCCGTGGAGGTGGCCGAGCTCCAGGCCACCATGGAAGCGGCGGCAGCCCGGTACCGGCAACTCCTGCGGCAGAAACGTCACCGGgacggggacagcggggacagcggggacagccaGACCCCCACGGGaacccctggggacacccagacCCCCACGGGAACCcctggggacaccgaggggGACACGGTGACCTCAGTGACTGCGTGA
- the CCDC115 gene encoding coiled-coil domain-containing protein 115 isoform X2, translating to MDGSLSLSLDAAALEVMEALELLQQRREQLEQHLRQGWLSLAQARYSLGCHRVSSLQYGATMVPRVRVCHRQDPEGRPHFEEVPGTGGDPEDPDPQQGGGDGVTLAVEVAELQATMEAAAARYRQLLRQKRHRDGDSGDSGDSQTPTGTPGDTQTPTGTPGDTEGDTVTSVTA from the exons ATGGACG GGTCGCTGTCGCTGTCCCTGGACGCGGCCGCGCTGGAGGTGATGGAGgcgctggagctgctgcagcagcggcgggagcagctggagcagcacctgcGGCAG gggtggctgtccctggctcaGGCCCGTTACTCCCTGGGTTGTCACCGCGTCTCGTCCCTGCAGTACGGGGCCACCATGGTGCCCCGAGTCCGTGTGTGCCACAG GCAGGACCCCGAGGGACGCCCCCACTTTGAGGAGGTGCCTGGAACAGGGGGGGACCCCGAGGACCCCGACCCCCAGCAGGGGGGCGGTGACG gggtgaCACTGGCCGTGGAGGTGGCCGAGCTCCAGGCCACCATGGAAGCGGCGGCAGCCCGGTACCGGCAACTCCTGCGGCAGAAACGTCACCGGgacggggacagcggggacagcggggacagccaGACCCCCACGGGaacccctggggacacccagacCCCCACGGGAACCcctggggacaccgaggggGACACGGTGACCTCAGTGACTGCGTGA